A single Drosophila ananassae strain 14024-0371.13 chromosome 3L, ASM1763931v2, whole genome shotgun sequence DNA region contains:
- the LOC6495304 gene encoding U4/U6.U5 small nuclear ribonucleoprotein 27 kDa protein, with translation MGRSRSPASPALRRREKERSERKKRRERRSREREAIGAGGGGSSRRERERERDRSRSRERERERDRDRARGRRSRSRSRGAGGGGGGGSSSGPSTSRRTTRNNAAAADRPKINEADLEGKSPEEVEMLKTMGFCTFDTTKNRKVEGNDVGEVHVILKRKYRQYMNRKGGFNRPLDFVA, from the exons ATGGGCCGCAGCCGAAGTCCCGCCTCGCCGGCGCTGAGAAGGCGTGAGAAGGAGCGCTCCGAACGCAAGAAACGCCGGGAACGCCGCTCCAGGGAACGTGAAGCCATCGGAGCTGGCGGCGGTGGCAGCAGTCGCCGTGAAAGGGAGCGAGAGCGGGACAGAAGTCGCAGCCGGGAGCGGGAGCGTGAACGGGACCGGGACCGAGCGAGGGGACGGCGATCTAG ATCGCGCTCGAGGGGAGCCggaggtggcggtggcggcggaaGTAGCAGCGGACCATCGACGTCTCGGCGAACGACGAGGAACAATGCAGCAGCTGCCGACCGGCCCAAGATCAACGAGGCCGATTTGGAGGGCAAGTCGCCGGAAGAGGTTGAGATGCTGAAGACAATGGGATTCTGCACGTTCGACACCACCAAAAACAGGAAGGTCGAGGGCAACGATGTCGGAGAAGTGCATGTAATCTTAAAGCGAAAATACCGTCAGTATATGAATCGCAAGGGTGGCTTCAACCGGCCGCTCGACTTCGTGGCCTAG
- the LOC26513868 gene encoding eukaryotic translation initiation factor 6: protein MALRVQFENNDDIGVFTKLTNTYCLVAIGGSETFYSAFEAELAETIPVIHANVGGCRIIGRLTVGNRNGLLVPNSTTDEELQHLRNSLPDAVKIQRVEERLSALGNVIACNDYVALVHPDLDKETEEIIGDVLNVEVFRQTIADNTLVGSYTVLSNQGGMVHPKTSIQDQDELSSLLQVPLVAGTVNRGSEVLAAGMVVNDWLSFVGMNTTATEISVIESVFKLNQAQPATVTTKLRAALIEDMS, encoded by the coding sequence ATGGCGCTCCGAGTGCAATTCGAGAACAACGACGACATCGGCGTCTTCACCAAACTTACAAACACATACTGCCTGGTGGCCATCGGCGGTTCCGAGACCTTCTACAGTGCCTTTGAGGCGGAACTGGCCGAGACTATCCCGGTGATCCACGCCAACGTGGGCGGCTGCCGCATCATTGGTCGCCTCACTGTTGGCAACAGAAATGGGCTGCTGGTGCCCAACTCCACCACGGACGAGGAGCTGCAGCACCTGCGTAACAGTCTGCCCGACGCCGTCAAGATCCAGAGAGTGGAGGAGCGTCTTTCGGCCCTCGGAAACGTCATAGCTTGTAACGACTATGTGGCCCTCGTACACCCAGATCTGGACAAAGAGACTGAGGAGATCATTGGCGACGTTTTGAATGTGGAGGTGTTCCGTCAGACCATTGCCGACAACACGCTCGTTGGCTCCTACACGGTGTTGAGCAACCAGGGCGGCATGGTGCACCCCAAGACAAGCATACAGGACCAGGACGAACTTTCGTCGCTGCTGCAAGTTCCCCTCGTGGCGGGAACTGTAAACCGAGGCAGTGAAGTGCTCGCTGCCGGCATGGTGGTCAACGACTGGCTCTCCTTTGTGGGCATGAACACCACCGCCACTGAGATTTCCGTGATTGAGAGCGTCTTCAAGCTAAACCAGGCACAGCCGGCCACCGTGACAACCAAATTGCGTGCGGCCCTCATCGAGGACATGTCCTAA
- the LOC6495361 gene encoding protein 60A gives MLSHLRNTSEAVAVLASLGLGLVLLVFMATTPIAIEATQSGIYVDNGRDQTIMQRVLSDDDKLDVSYEILEFLGIADRPTRLSSHQLSLRKSAPKFLLDVYHRITAEEGLAGDQHGDGGSHRSKRSLDLEEENGESKNLITDLDKRAIDESDIIMTFLNKRNHNVDELRHEHGRRLWFDVSNVPVDDYLVMAELRLYQNSNEGKWLTTNKEFTITVYAIGTGTLGQRTMEPLSSVNTTGDYVGWLEMNVTEGLHEWLIKSKENHGIYIGAHAVNRPDREVKLDDIGLIHRKADDEFQPFMIGFFRGPELIKTNAHSTHHRSKRSATHQPKRKKPVSTNMNPLQNVPIESTRSCQMHTLYIDFKDLLWHDWIIAPEGYGAFYCSGECNFPLNAHMNATNHAIVQTLVHLMEPKKVPKPCCAPTRLGALPVLYHLNDENVNLKKYRNMIVKSCGCH, from the coding sequence ATGCTGTCGCATCTGCGAAATACATCCGAGGCCGTTGCGGTTCTGGCTTCCCTGGGCCTTGGATTGGTTCTGCTCGTTTTTATGGCTACGACGCCGATCGCCATCGAAGCCACCCAGTCCGGCATTTACGTGGACAACGGCAGGGATCAAACGATCATGCAACGAGTCCTGAGTGATGACGACAAGCTAGACGTGTCCTATGAGATACTCGAGTTCCTGGGCATCGCCGACCGGCCCACGCGCCTTAGCAGTCACCAACTGTCGCTAAGGAAGTCTGCCCCGAAGTTCCTGCTTGACGTTTACCATCGCATTACGGCGGAGGAGGGATTGGCCGGTGACCAGCACGGGGATGGGGGTAGCCATCGCTCCAAGCGCAGTCTCGATCTCGAGGAGGAAAACGGCGAGTCTAAAAACCTCATCACCGATCTTGACAAGCGAGCCATCGATGAGAGCGACATCATTATGACATTCCTCAACAAGCGCAACCACAACGTAGACGAGCTCCGCCACGAGCACGGACGACGTCTCTGGTTCGACGTCTCTAACGTGCCGGTGGACGATTACCTGGTGATGGCCGAACTGCGCCTGTACCAAAACTCCAACGAGGGCAAGTGGCTGACCACGAACAAGGAATTTACCATAACGGTGTACGCCATTGGAACCGGTACTCTGGGTCAGCGCACCATGGAGCCACTGTCCTCGGTGAACACTACCGGCGACTACGTGGGTTGGTTGGAGATGAACGTAACGGAGGGGCTTCACGAGTGGCTTATCAAATCCAAGGAAAACCACGGCATCTACATCGGGGCCCATGCTGTCAACCGTCCGGATCGGGAGGTAAAGCTGGACGATATCGGTCTGATCCACCGCAAGGCGGACGACGAGTTCCAGCCCTTCATGATCGGCTTCTTCCGGGGCCCCGAGCTGATCAAGACCAACGCCCACAGTACCCACCACAGGAGTAAGCGCAGCGCCACCCACCAACCTAAGCGCAAGAAGCCGGTGTCTACGAACATGAATCCTCTGCAAAACGTTCCCATTGAGAGCACGCGCAGCTGCCAGATGCACACCCTGTACATAGACTTTAAGGATCTGCTTTGGCACGACTGGATCATCGCCCCGGAAGGGTATGGAGCGTTCTATTGCAGCGGCGAGTGCAACTTTCCGCTAAACGCCCATATGAACGCCACCAACCATGCAATCGTCCAGACCCTGGTGCACCTGATGGAACCGAAGAAGGTGCCAAAGCCCTGCTGTGCACCCACCCGTCTGGGTGCCCTGCCAGTGCTGTATCATTTGAACGACGAGAACGTAAACCTGAAAAAGTATAGAAACATGATTGTTAAATCATGCGGGTGCCATTGA
- the LOC6495303 gene encoding benign gonial cell neoplasm protein isoform X2: MPTYYHIVKLNYMLLSHCLTGNLQELSIFLLHENMRKDYIDALIKARSNTVKVVLTTEIIESLPLKVPFKYQIDSACRLTPMYDSTNYSIEDRYEWVAKDCLARRELLVNTEAPDSHCFRLIFKEAYDSLSDTSTPPLQTMYLDRICLLVKFLSPHKIIGEYLDFTISPPPMINVHHIVQILKKIDVLDEYEDVTWLGCRLLDIPVPCQLGRLLVFGILLQCLDPILTIVSSLMTADPLGIPFNEDIDHLWDRFTIFIQNRIKNERARLADNQFSDHFIFVRLFQEWQSRLKNKIPPLHLTDEYDFVLNGVMEQLNNTRSEIVSSLRAANLVHSRGQLSMQNLNLMSSNWHVVKAALTGGMYPNICAVDVGKNCLKSVWCSSVHLHPNTVLRDFLEPFNTSALNFRSPWILCNKQRSHILYATVVVPLAVALFAGPTRLRLSQISDTQSNSHDRNVNIFIDEWIWMVMSNSNVQLIMKTRQSFFKLYHDLLKFCTDQERWRIDSPNDGNLALMADSLAKVFESEDTAVGFAKPPPINYRPFVKLPPLYLLTVNAHFSWIQEIEDSLALFQKPQPFNSHFVERQFFLLYTEESSEDFYNNSTSTYIENVLGKFARPIESPNRHIFVILYSKNPDVMISVSRAKTIKGEFTLKEYFRNCIGVYEILEACISLNVNVPVFDGRLMSCLIDKRVGNIIMHLFAFRHHWIHKR, translated from the exons ATGCCCACCTACTACCATATCGTTAAGCTAAATTATATGCTTCTGAGCCACTGCCTGACTGGCAACCTGCAGGAGCTCTCCATTTTTCTGCTCCATGAGAACATGAGAAAGGATTATATAGACGCCTTGATCAAGGCCCGCAGCAACACCGTGAAGGTGGTCCTCACAACGGAGATCATTGAGTCGTTGCCCCTGAAGGTGCCCTTTAAGTACCAAATAGACAGTGCCTGCCGGCTGACTCCAATGTATGATAGCACCAACTATTCCATCGAAGATCGTTACGAATGGGTGGCCAAGGACTGCCTGGCGCGAAGAGAGTTACTCGTGAATACTGAAG CTCCCGATTCGCACTGCTTCCGGCTGATCTTCAAGGAGGCCTACGATAGCTTGTCGGACACGAGCACACCCCCGCTTCAGACCATGTACTTGGACAGGATCTGTCTATTGGTTAAGTTCCTGTCGCCCCATAAGATCATCGGGGAGTACCTAGACTTTACAATCTCGCCGCCACCGATGATAAATGTTCACCACATTGTCCAGATCCTCAAAAAGATCGACGTGCTGGACGAGTATGAGGATGTCACTTGGCTGGGTTGCCGGCTTCTGGACATCCCCGTTCCATGCCAGCTGGGTCGTCTGCTTGTCTTCGGCATTCTTCTGCAGTGCCTTGATCCTATCCTCACCATAGTGAGCTCGCTCATGACAGCCGATCCTTTGGGCATTCCCTTCAACGAGGACATCGACCACCTGTGGGACAGGTTCACAATCTTCATTCAGAACCGGATCAAGAACGAGCGAGCCCGCCTGGCCGACAATCAGTTCTCCGATCACTTCATTTTCGTACGTTTATTTCAGGAGTGGCAGAGCCGCCTGAAGAACAAGATCCCTCCACTGCATCTTACCGATGAGTACGACTTTGTTTTGAATGGCGTGATGGAGCAACTCAACAATACTCGGAGCGAAATAGTTAGCTCCTTGCGAGCGGCCAACCTAGTCCACAGTCGGGGCCAGCTGAGCATGCAGAACCTCAACCTAATGTCCTCCAACTGGCACGTCGTCAAAGCCGCCCTCACTGGCGGCATGTATCCCAATATCTGTGCCGTGGATGTGGGAAAGAATTGCTTGAAATCCGTCTGGTGCTCTAGTGTCCACTTGCATCCCAACACAGTGTTGAGGGATTTCCTGGAGCCATTCAATACATCAGCTCTGAATTTCCGCTCTCCGTGGATACTTTGCAATAAACAGAGGAGCCACATACTATACGCCACGGTAGTGGTTCCTCTGGCAGTAGCTCTGTTTGCTG GTCCAACTAGACTCCGCTTGTCCCAAATATCGGATACCCAAAGTAACTCTCACGACCGCAACGTTAACATCTTCATAGACGAGTGGATCTGGATGGTTATGTCCAATTCCAATGTCCAACTGATCATGAAAACGCGACAGAgcttttttaaattgtatcaCGATTTGCTGAAATTCTGCACCGACCAAGAACGGTGGCGCATCGATTCTCCCAATGACGGCAACTTGGCATTGATGGCCGACTCCTTGGCAAAGGTCTTTGAAAGCGAGGACACCGCGGTTGGGTTCGCCAAACCTCCACCCATAAACTATCGTCCTTTCGTCAAACTGCCTCCTCTGTATCTGCTGACGGTCAATGCCCACTTCAGTTGGATCCAGGAGATTGAGGACAGCTTAGCCTTGTTTCAAAAACCACAGCCGTTCAACTCGCACTTCGTCGAGAGGCAGTTCTTTTTACTTTACACGGAAGAGTCATCCGAGGACTTTTATAACAACAGTACTAGTACCTATATTGAGAATGTCCTGGGAAAGTTTGCCCGGCCCATCGAGTCTCCCAATCGgcatatttttgtaattttgtaCAGCAAGAATCCGGACGTAATGATCAGTGTCAGTCGAGCCAAGACTATTAAGGGGGAGTTCACCCTGAAGGAGTATTTCCGTAACTGCATTGGAGTgtatgaaatttt AGAAGCATGTATCTCGTTGAATGTCAATGTTCCAGTGTTTGATGGTCGCTTGATGTCCTGCCTGATTGACAAAAGAGTCGGAAATATAATCATGCACCTGTTTGCATTCCGGCATCATTGGATCCATAAGCGATAA
- the LOC26513899 gene encoding partner of Y14 and mago, translating into MSTYLQSSEGKFIPATKRPDGTWRKARRVKDGYVPQEEVPLYESKGKQIVAQRQSGVPPGMCPVMAAEAKKEREKQERTRAKKLDKDVGRQPKAPTPGVAATPASTSQAPKSNQPSKSREVDAISKTLDEKLKLDAPPEVDAAKQLKKLRKKIREIEQIEIRIKAGEQKKLDKDQLDKVKKKPEILRQIRDLETNPAQHRS; encoded by the coding sequence ATGAGCACCTATCTACAGAGCAGCGAGGGAAAATTTATCCCGGCAACCAAGCGACCGGACGGCACATGGCGCAAGGCGCGCCGGGTTAAAGACGGCTACGTGCCACAGGAGGAGGTGCCACTGTACGAGAGCAAGGGCAAGCAAATAGTGGCACAGCGGCAATCCGGTGTACCGCCTGGCATGTGTCCAGTTATGGCCGCCGAGGCGAAGAAGGAGCGCGAAAAGCAGGAGCGGACGAGGGCCAAGAAGCTGGACAAGGATGTGGGGCGGCAGCCAAAGGCGCCAACGCCTGGCGTAGCAGCTACGCCGGCCAGCACGTCTCAGGCGCCAAAATCCAACCAACCCTCAAAAAGCCGAGAGGTCGACGCCATATCCAAGACTCTCGACGAAAAGCTGAAGCTGGATGCACCTCCGGAGGTGGACGCTGCCAAGCAGCTGAAAAAGCTTCGAAAGAAAATCCGCGAAATCGAGCAAATCGAGATTAGGATTAAGGCTGGCGAGCAGAAGAAGCTGGATAAGGATCAGTTGGATAAGGTGAAAAAGAAGCCGGAGATCCTGCGCCAAATCAGAGACTTGGAGACCAATCCTGCCCAGCACCGGTCATAG